The following nucleotide sequence is from uncultured Flavobacterium sp..
CTTTTTTTGTATAATAATTAATAGCTCCGGCTTGTCCATAGTTATCACAGAGAACAAGTGTTTTGTCTTGATTTGGAAGTGTAGCGTAAACAGAATCTGTTTTGCGGGCAAGTTCTTTCCATCCCAGCATATCGGCAAAATCCTGAGGTAATGCATGATCTTTTCCATCTTCCCAACGTAACATGTCAAGCTTTTTGTATTTCTCAGGATGTTTTACAATGTATTCGGGACTTTTGTTTGGGAAAGCCAAATTGTACATCGGAATAAAAAATAAAAGCGGAATGATAATGAATATAGGTTGAAGAAATCGTTTCCAGCCTGTTTTTAAAATGTCAGACAGAAAAACGGCTCCAAAAGCAATATAAATTGGATAAAGACCAATTGCATAATAAGCTTTGGCTTTGAAATAAATAAAGATAAGAAGTGTAAAAAATAGGGCAGCAAAGAAGAATTTAAATTTATTGAAAGCTTTGTAAAATAATAAAGCATACAAACTAGCCAAAATAACGAAAAAGGCACCAATGAAAAACAGTAATTGTTCTTTTAGGAATCCAATGCGGTCAGTATTGACTAATTGAGTGTCTGCCAATTCCTTTAAATGATGTACAATTGGAAACTGATTATTGTATTGCCACAAAAGGTTTGGAAGGATTAATATCAATCCTAAAAGTAAGGCAAAATAAAGTTCTTTTTTTGCTAATACTTGTCTTTGCTTAGAAAGTAAAAGAGCAGGCAAGAGGCCAATTAACAGAAATAAAATATTGTATTTGTTCAGAAAACCAAATGCAAAAACGATTGCTCCTATATAAAGCCATTTTGTTTTTTCGGTTTTGAAATATTGAATGATAACATAATAAAATCCTGTCCAACATAAAATATCCAATGAATTTGGCTGATAAAGTGTGTTGATACGTAACAGCGATGAAAACAAAACACAAGTCGCACCTAAAGTCAAAGCATAGAGATTGCCTTTGAGAGTTTCAATAGTTTTCCAGACAATCAAAAGAGTTAATGCACCAAAAAGAGCAGGAAAAAATTTTATCCAGAAAACCGAATTGCCAAGCAGATATATTAAATAAGAAAACCAAGAAGTTACGGGAGGGACCGATAAATAACCCCAAGCCAAATGATGTGCCTGATCAAGATGCAAATATTCATCACGTTGTAAATCATATTCAGGACTTATGAGGATACATTGTAAAACAAATTTTAAAATAATAAATCCAATTAAAATTAAAGTTTTTTTAGTCATGGAGGTTTGGTTTGGTAAGTTTTTGGTTTTGTTTTTTTGCTAAATGATTTTATTTCAGTTCTTAAAAACTATAGCTAATATATAATTTATTTTGATTTTGAAAGAAATGAAAGTTTTAAGAAATGATGTAAAATAAAAAAGCTCCAGATCTCTCTGAAGCTAATTTATGAAAAATTCAATATTGAGAATTAAAGTTCTTTTTTGGAATTTGGAATTTAAGAAAATTTATTCCTCTAAAGCAGTTTCAAATTCCATATGATCGATAGTTTCTACAGCAGGTTGTACAGGCTTAGAAGCTTTCAATGCATTGAATCTTTCTAATTGTTCCATTTCGTCTTCTTCACCGCTAAAATATGGGAAAACATCCATAATTGGAGATTCAGAAATAGCCGGAATCGAATATTCTCCCATTGTGTTTTTCATCACATGAAGTGTATTGTCAAAAGCTTCTCTCACATCATTTGCCTGTATCAACATGTACATATTCGATTTTCTTTCTTTACCGCTTTCCTCGTCATAAGCTAATAAAGAAACTTTTGATTTAAACCAACGATCTGTATTTTCAAAAGGGTGAATCTCGGCATAATTTGCCACTTTTATATTCGTGATTTTAAATTCTTCACTAATATAAGCCGCCATCTCTTCATTAATTCTTTTTTCAGCTTCCGTATAAGACAAAGCATCTACCAAATAAGGTTCTGTTAAAACTTTTTGTCCTCCGGTTTCGTCTGTTTTTCTATATTTTACTTTGCATTCGTACCAAGTTGCGCTCATCTTCTTTTAATTTTTAAGGATGCCAAAGATAGATTTTACAGAAAAAAAAACTCTTAATTATTAAAATAGATATTCACAAATTTGAGAGTGTTTTTGTATGATGTTGAATATTAATTAAGTGAGTGTTTTGTTGTTGTTTTTCTTTGTTCAGAATTTTATTTAAAATTAACCGCATTTTTATTCAGATAAATCAATTTAAATGATGCTTTAATTTCATAATTGCATATTTTTTTTCTTGTAAGGATGTCTGTTTCATAAATTTTATTATGTTTGCTAAATCGATTTAGTCATTATTGAAACCACCTTCTTTTATGAAAAATATATTTCTTATTTGTTTTTTTATTATTTCTAATGCATTCTTAAATGCTCAGGAACTGAAATCTCCCGATGGAAATTTGATTTTGACTTTCAATATAAATGCAGAAGGAACGCCGGTTTATTCTTTAAGCTTTAAGAAAAAAGAAGTGATCAGGGAAAGCAAAATGGGGTTTATTCTGAAGTCAGATATTATTCTGAATAAAGATTTTCAGATTGCAGATACAAAATTTCAATCGGAAAATAGTACTTGGAAACCTGTTTTGGGAGAGCAAAAGGAAATTAGAAATCAATATAACGAATTAAAAGCTGATCTTGTTCAGAATAAAAGCAAGCGAAAGATTTCGATTTATTTCCGTTTGTTTAATGATGGTTTAGGTTTTAGATATGAATTTCCGGTACAGGATAATCTGCGTCATTTTATTATTCAGGAAGAAACAACCGAATTTAATTTAACGGGAGATCATAAACTTTTTTGGATTCCGGGAGATTATGATACTAACGAATATAGTTATACGACTTCTAAAATATCAGAGATGCAGTCTCTGGTCTATAACGCATCTCATGTTTCTTTGGCAGCACAAACAACGATCAAAAATCTGGCAACACAAACGCCTTTAATGATGAAGACGAATGACGGACTTTATATTAATATTCACGAAGCAGCTTTAAAAAATTATCCGGCAATGTGTCTGAATGTTGATGATAAAACCTATTCTCTAAGTTCTCATCTTGTGTCTGACGCTGTTGGGAATAAAGGATATATTCAAACAGGCAGTTTTACACCTTGGCGAACGATTGTGGTGAGTGATGATGCGAGGAATATTTTAGCTTCAAAAATGATTTTGAATCTTAATGAACCTTGCAATTTTGAAGATACTTCATGGATTAAACCAGTTAAATATATTGGAGTTTGGTGGGAATATTTTACAGGTGGAGGTTCTACCTGGGCCTATTCAGACAATCAGGATATTGTTATTGGTACTACTGATTTCTCTAAATTAAAACCTAATAATACACACGGAGCAAACACAAAACATGTAAAAGAATATATTGATTTTGCAGCTGCAAATGGTTTTGATGCCGTTTTGGTAGAAGGATGGAATGAAGGTTGGGAAGATAATACGGCTTTTAAAAAGGAACGTATTTATAGTTTTACCAAAGCATATCCGGATTTTGATGTAAAAGAATTAAGTGATTATGTGGCTAAAAAGAATGTGAAAATTATCATGCACCATGAAACCACATCTTCAACAGCTGAATATGAGCGACAATTAAATGATGCCTTAAATTTCATGGTTGACAATAATTACAATGCTGTAAAAACAGGTTATGTTGGACCAATTATTCCGAGAGGTGAGCATCATGACGGACAACAAATGGTCAATCATTATATATATGTAGCCAAAGAAGCAGCAAAACACAAAATCATGGTGGATTCTCACGAAGCAGTTCGACCTACAGGTTTACATCGCACTTATCCTAACTGGTTTGCTCAGGAATCGGCACGAGGAACTGAGTTTGAATCAATGGAAGGAATTCATCCAGATCATACTACAATTTTACCTTTTACACGATTAATGGGAGGTCCGATGGATTATACACCGGGAATTTTTCAAGGAGATTTATCGGTTTACGGATCTAAGAAAAATAAGCTTAGTACAACACTTGTTAAACAATTGGCGCTTTATGTGACCATGTACAGTCCGTTGCAAATGGCTGCCGATTTACCTGAAAATTATATTCGCTTTAATGATGCATTTCAGTTCATAAAAGATGTTGCTCTTGATTGGGATGAAACTTATATTCTGGAAGCAGAACCGGGAGATTATATTACAATTGCAAGAAAAACTAAAGGGAAACAAGAATGGTTTGTAGGCGGAATCACAGACGAAAACTCCCGTATAGCTTTGATTGATTTTAGTTTTCTTCCAACAGGAAAATCATATACGGCAACGATTTACGAAGACGGAAAAACAGCCGATTATAAAACCAATCCGCAGTCTTATAATATTCGCAAAATAACAGTAAACAGTAAAACGAAAATAAAACAAAAACTTGCTGCTAGTGGCGGAGTGGCTATTTCTATAAAATAAGTTTGAGAAATGGCACACGGATGACGCGGATTCGCTAAAGCGAAAACGCAGATTAAACGGATTTTTTTCTTCTAGTATTTGAAAAAAACCTGTTTTTATCCGCGTCTTTCCGTAATGAAATCCGTGTCATCTGCGTTCTTTTTTAGGTAATTTATAAAATAAGATTTACGAAAAATAATTCGTGATAATTCGTGAAATTACTTCGCCTGTTCGCTATCGCTCGGGTCGTGGCAAAAAAATCACACAGATATTTAAAAATCATTTTAATCCTTTTAATCTGTGGCAAAAAAAGAAATTAATTTAAAAAACATAAAAATGAGCATAAAAATTTATCCTTTACAATTTGAGCCAATCCTGAAAGAAAGAATTTGGGGTGGAGAAAAATTAAAAACAGTACTTAATAAACCTATCACATCTAAAATTACCGGCGAAAGTTGGGAATTGTCTACCGTAGAAGGTGATGTAAGCATTGTTGGAAATGGATTATTAAAAGGGAAATCATTAACAGAATTAATTGATGAATCACCAAATGAAATCTTAGGAACAGCAGTCTTTACAAGATTCGGAAAACAATTCCCTCTACTTTTTAAATATCTGGATGCAAGAGAAGATTTATCGATACAAGTACATCCAAATGATAAATTGGCAAAAGAACGTCATAATTCTTTTGGTAAAACCGAAATGTGGTATGTGATGCAAGCAGATGCAGATGCAAGGATTATTGTAGGTTTTAAAGAAGATTCAAGTAAAGAAGAATATTTAGAAAATCTTAATAACAAAACTTTAGTTTCTATTCTTGATGATGTAAAAGCCAAAGCTGGTGACGTGTTTTTTTTGGAAACAGGAACAGTTCATGCAATAGGAGCAGGGTTGGTTGTTGCCGAAATCCAGCAAACATCTGATATTACCTATCGTTTGTATGATTTTGATCGGGTAGATGCTCAGGGAAATAAAAGAGAATTGCATGTTGATCTGGCGCTTGATGCAATTAACTATAATAAAGTAGATACTCATAAAAAATATGAAACGAATACCAATCAATCAAATGTAATGGTAGATTGTCCTTATTTTACGACAAACTTCCTTCCGCTTGACGGAACAATTGAAGTGAGTAAAAACGGAGAATCTTTTACGGTTTATATGTGTATTGAAGGTTCTTTTGAAATTAGATTTGAGAATGTAACTTATAAATACAAGAAAGGTGATACGGTTTTAATACCTGCTAATATGCGTACGTATATTGTAGAAGGTTCAGCATCAATTTTAGAAGTATTCATTTTGTAAATATAGTCTTGAGGAATACCTTTGAGTTCGTTAAGTTTTTATGAAATAGAAGAATCGCAAGAAATATAAGTTTTAAAATGAAAGCTTTACTGTATTGTTAAAAAACAGAACTGTAGATTATTCATACTAAAAATTCAGCTCTTTTTTTTAGTAAAATAAAATGATTATCGACGAGTATACTTGTGATTACTGATGATTATGGGTTTAATTAACTCTAAAATAATGATTTGTTTAAAAAAATATTCACAAAATCGTTTTAGTAATTATTTTTACATATATTTGTGATACAATTAACAATAATTTGATAAAAAATTAATTCGTCCAATGAAAAAGATTACTATTAAGGATATTGCCACAGAGGCGCAGGTGTCTATATCTACGGTATCTTTTGTCATTAATGATAAAGGCGAGAAAATGGGAATCAGTTCTGCAGTAATAAAAAAAGTGCAGGAAGTTGCTGAAAAGCTTAATTACAGACCCAGCATGATTGCAACCAGTCTTAGGACCGGAAAGACAAGATCTATTGGACTTATCGTTGAAGATATTTCGAATCAGTTCTTTGCAGATCTTGCCAGAGTTATAGAAGATGAAGCTAAAAACATTGATTACCGGGTTTTTTATTGTAGTACCGGTGGAGATGATGAACGTTCTGAGGAGTTGATACATAGTCTTTTGCAAGCAAATGTAGATGGTTTTATTATTACGCCAACGCAAAATCTTGAAGAGAAAATTGAACTTCTTTTAAAATTGAGAAAACCGGTTGTATTGATTGATAGGTATTTTCCGGGTCAAAGAGTGAGTCATGTAGTGATGGATAATTATGAAGCATCTAATACTGCTACAAAATTTTTGATCAATAAAGGCTGTAAAAATATTGCTGTTGTAAATAATACATCTGAAATGATTCAGATGAAATTAAGAGAAGACGGTTATCGGGATGCCTTAAAAGAAGAAGGGATTTATGATGAGTCACTTGTTCTTCATATAGATTATAATAATAGTGAAGAAAGTAAAGTAACAAATTTATTAGGCTTTTTTGAAAAAAACCCGAATATTGATGCTGTTTTATTTTTAGCAAACTATATGGGACTTGCGGGTCTTCAGGCTTTTAGAAAAATGGGAATTCGGATTCCAGAAGATATATCGGTTATCAGTTTTGATGATCATGATAGTTTCAAATTGCATACGCCAACAATTACAGTTATTGCGCAGCCTATTGAGGATATTGCAGTCAAATCGATACAATTGTTAATGAGTCAAATGACTGATATGGAAAAATTTGAAGTCGAAAAAAGCCTTAAAAAAGGGCATTTAATAATCCGGGAATCTGTTTGATTCTGAAGGATAATATTTAAAAATTAAAAAAAGAAACGTTTCGTTTTTTTTTAGTTATTTTACTAAATCGTTTTAGTAAGTTTTAGAAGACTAAACTGAATAGTCAGTTGTTTTTTTTAACGTGTTCACTATATCGATTTCTTAAAACTAGAAAAATGTTTACGTTGTTGTTAAGTCATAGTATTTAAAGGTGGAGATCTTTAGATGCCATATTAAATTGAGTTCAAATTTTATTACTAATTATTAAAAACAATCACGTTAAAAACAAACAAAAATCAAAACAAGTAAACCATAAAAAAATGCTTATGAAACGAATATTAGCAGTGTTAGCAATGGTATTGTTGAGCAGCTTAGGAGCTGTTGCACAAAACCGATTAATAACAGGCATAGTGAAAGATGCAGAGAATAAGGGAGTTATTGCTGCAACCATCGAGGTTCAAGGAAAACCGTTTAGCGCAATTACAGATGCTGAAGGTAGATTTAAGATGAATGTTCCAGAAGGTAATGTAACCTTAAATGTATCTTCTATAGGTTTTGCATCAAAATCAGTAGTAGTTCAGGGAAATGAAAACAGAGTTTCGGTTGTATTAAATGAAAACACACAGGAATTAAAAGATGTTGTAGTAACTTCATTTGGGGTTAAGAAACAAAAGAAAGCTTTAGGTTATGCAGTGGGAGAAATAAAAGGAGACGACCTAACAAAAAATAAAGAAATTAACTTAGGAAATGCTCTTCAGGGAAAAATTGCCGGAGTTAACGTTTCTGCACCCGTTACAGGGCCTTCTGGTTCAAGTCGTGTGGTAATTCGTGGAGCAACTTCAGCTTCAGGATTGAACCAGCCTTTGTATGTTGTAGACGGAATTCCGATTGATAATAGCCAACAAGGAAATGCTAATATGTGGGGTGGAGCTGATAAAGGAGATGGTATGTCTTCTTTCAACCCAGATGATATTGCTTCGATGTCAGTATTAAAAGGTAGTGCTGCTTCTGCTCTTTACGGGTACAGAGGATCAAATGGTGTTATCTTGATTACAACCAAAAAAGGTAAAAACGGAACAGGAATTGGAGTAGACTTCAGTACAAATTCTACGTTTAATACACCAGCAAGTCTTTTGCACTGGCAAGATCAATACGGAGCGGGAGCACCTGTAAATGGTGTTGCAACAAGATTCTCAGACTTACAGGAACTTAGAGATTCATACTATTTTGCATGGGGAGATAAATACGACGGAACACCTTCGTTATCTCTTGACGGTAAAACTCGACCATACCAAGCTTACGGAAAAGACAATGTTGAAAAGTTCTACAGAACAGGATATTCTTTCAGTAATACACTGGCAATTTCTGGTGGAAATGAAACTACTAATTTCAGATTATCTTTCGGAAACACTAAAGATGAGTCTATTATGCCGGGAACAAATTTCGCAAGAAATAACGTGTCTTTGAGTTTGAATTCGGCACCAAACAAAAAAATTAGTGTAGAAACGAATGCACAATACATTACAGAGAAAAGTCATAACAGACCTTATTTGAATGACTCTCCTAGAAATCCTTCTTTCCCAACAACTTTCCTGACACCGGGAACTGATATTAGATGGATTAAAAACGGATACGATGAAAACGGTGGTGAAGCAGATTATTTTGGTGCAAACGTTTACCATACAAATCCTTATTTTGCTACAACATCGCCATTAAATGATGACCTTAGAAAGCGTTTTATTGGTTCTGCAAAAGTAAATTACAACATTACAGAAAAAATTTATGCTAAAGGTGTTATTGGTATTGATGATATTAATTATGAGTTTACTGAAATTGAGCCTACAGGAATCAACTACAATCCTGGAGGATCTTATGAAAACAGAGTTGAAGGCCGCACAGAATACAATGCCTCTGCTTTTTTAGGATATAAAGGTGATATCGCTAAAAACTTTTCTTTAGATGCTTTCATTGGAGCTAACCGTCAACACAACAGATACAGCGGTATTAAAATGAGAGGAAACAATTTTATCGTTCCATTCAAATATTTCTACGGAAATACACAACCGGACAAAACAGAGAAATTGTTTTCAGAAAGTGAAGTAAACTCTCTTTTCTATTCTGCCGATTTAGGTTACAAAGATTTCTTATACTTAAGTTTAACAGGTCGTGAAGATTGGTTCTCAACTTTAGATCCATCAAACAACAGTACTTTTTATCCATCTGTAAGTTCAAGTTTTATTTATTCTCAAATTATCGATTTACCGGAATGGATGTCTTACGGAAAATTGAGAGCAGGTTGGGGTAACGTAGGAGGAGCTTTGCCAGACGCTTATGCTTTGTCATTGACTTATACTTCGCCAGACGGACAAACAGATTCTCAAGGACAACCAATTTTAGGGGTTAATGGACAAACAGTTCCAAACAAATTTTTAAAACCTTATAATGTAAGTACAATCGAGTTTGGTTTCGAGAATACATTCTTCAATAACAGAGTTAGTACAGATTTGACTTTTTACCAAAAAAGAACAACAAACGATATTGCTGATGCTGATATTTCACAAGCTTCTGGTTACAGAACTACGAAAATTAACGTGGGAGAAATCCTGAACAAAGGGGTTGAATTTGCAGTAAATGTAAAAGCGGTTAAAACAAAAAAATTCTCTTGGAGCGTAGGATATAATTTTGCTTACAATAATAGTGAAGTAGTAAGTCTTTCAGATAAAATTACAACCAAATCATTAGAAGGAAACAGAGATTCAAGAGCTTCTGTAGTTTTAGAAAAAGGACAGCCTTTTGGAGTTATTAAAGCTTACGATTATTTAAGAGATAAAGATGGAAATATCGTAATTGATACAAACGGTAAATTCATGAGAGGAAATTTAATTATTGCAGGACAAGGTGTGGCACCAACTTCAATGGGACTTTCAAATGACTTTCAATATAAAAATTTCACACTTTCGGTTTTTGTAGATGCTAAATTTGGAGGAGAGATTTACTCTGCTACAAACCAATTAGGAACTCGTTACGGATTGTCAGAACAAACACTTCCGGGTCGTGAAGGAGGAGTTAAAGTATCTGGTAAAGATGTTAACGGAAATCCTGTAAACACAACAGTTTCTGCATACGATTACTGGAGAAGTTATAGTGATGTAACATCAAACTTTGTATACTCTTCTGATTTTGTTAAACTAAGAGCAATTTCTTTTAGCTATAATTTCCCAAAAGCAAATTTAGCAAAAACGCCATTTCAAGCGATTAGCTTAGCATTTTCTGCTCATAATTTATGGACAATTTATGATAAAGTGCCAAATATCGATCCAGAATCAAACTATTCTAATAGTAATGCACAAGGACTTGAAAGAGCGTCTATGCCTTTGACAAGAAACTACGGTGTAAGCCTTAATGTCAAATTTTAATAATAAAATTGAAGATGAAAAATAAATATATCAAAATATTCTGTATCGCAATTGTTGGTGCACTGACATTAACTTCATGCGATAAAGGATTCGAGGAAATGAATACGAATCCAAATGCATTGACAGATCCGGCTGTAAAATCAATGTTTACACTTGCTGAAATTTATGTAGACGGTCAGGATTTTTCTAACACAAGAGGGAATAATTTATACGCGGCACAAATCGTGCAGCAGTTTTCTTCATTAGGAGGACCAGGTTCAAAATACACCTATTCTTCTGAATATTCAGCAGCTCTTTTTGGAGAAACATATGGTAAAGGATTGAATCAGATTTTTCAGTTAATGTCTGTTGTAAAAGATTCACCTGAAAATGGTAATATGGTTCAGGCTTGCAGAATCATGAAAGTATTCTTGTTCCAAAAATTAACAGATACTTATGGAGAAGTTCCTTATTTCGATGCTGGAAAAGGATATAACGGAAATGTTTTTGCTCCAAAATATGATACACAAGAAGCAATCTACAATGACCTTTTAAAAGAATTAGACGAAGCTGGTGATGCATTAGATGCTAATAAAGCATTTGTAGGTAATGCTGATTTATACTATCAAGGTAATGTTGCCAAATGGAAAAAATTGGCAAACTCATTAATGTTGAGAGTAGCAATGCGTTTGTCTAAAGTAAACCCTGCAAAAGCACAACAATATGTTGAGAAAGCTGTAGCTAAAGGTGTTTTTACTTCAAATGATGACAGTTTAGTCTTAAAACATGATTCAGGACCACAAGGAGTTAAAACAAACCCAATAACTTCATCTTGGGTTAGAAATGACTTAAACGGAGGAGACGCCAATATAAAATTCAGTAAAACGTTTATCGATATGTTGAAAAACAATAACGATCCTCGTTTAAGAATTTATGCTAAATTGGAAGCTACAGGAGATAACACTCCGGCAAACCAACAAGGTCTTGCAAATGATGCAAAAGAATTCCCGGGCGGAAATAAAAAATTGTTCTCAGATCCTAATACTTCTACAGTATTGCGTTTAGATGCACCAACTTTAATTATGTCTTATGCTGAGGTTCAGTTTATCCTGGCAGAAGCAGCTGTAAAAGGCTGGAATGTTGGCGGAACAGCACAAAAACATTATGAAGACGGAGTAAGAGCTGCAATGGAAGTTCTGGTTATTTTTGGAGATAAAGTACCAGCGGTTTCACTTGCAGAATACAATACTTACATGGCCGCTCATCCTTTTAAAGCTGCTGGAACACAAGCTGAAAAAATCGAACAAATTATAACTCAAAAATGGATTGTATTGTTATTCAATGGTTTTGAAGCATTTTCAGAATACAGAAGAACAGGATATCCGGTTTTAGTTCCAGTTAATGATCCTACAGGAGAAACAAAAGGAACAATTCCAAGAAGATTAATTTATGATCAGTCTGAATTGATAACAAATGAGGCTAATTATAAAGAAGCAATATCACGCCAGGGGTTGGATTTAATGACAACCAGAATTTGGTGGGACAAACAATAGTTTAAAATTTTGGTTAGTTAGTTGAATTAAGCCGGGTAGGAATACCTGTACCTCCCGGCTTATTTTTTAATTTCTATTTTGATTTTCATTAAATTAGGGGAGTTATATCAGAGATTCGTTCAATAGTTTTTAAAACCTTTTTTTTCGCAAAGACAAAGTCGCTTCTGCTGAAAAAGATGGAATTATCATCAAAAGAACATAAAATGAATGATAGTGCTTTTTGATTTTTTTGAAACAATTTAAAATCTAAAATCAACAATCTAAAATAAAAATTAAAGTTTGGCAGCCGTAAAAAAGGAAATGATTTCTGGATATTTTGTTAGTTACCTTTTATTCTGATAAAAACCTAAAGAGGAGGAATAATTGAAAAATCAATTATCCTTCTCTAACTGCCAACAATTGAATTGTAATACATATATAATTTATTACTCAGTAAAAATGGAATGTAAAAAAAGCTTTTATTGGTTTGTCGGTATTTGTCTCGCCAATTTTTCATTGACGGCAAATGCTCAAAATATTGACTTAAAAACGGGCTGGCAATACCGCGAAACAAAAACGGAAAAATGGAATCCTGCAACAGTTCCGGGAGAAATTCATACCGATTTACTGAATAATAAAGCAATTCCGGATCCATTTTATCGTGATAACGAGAAGAAATTAGAATGGATTGAAAAGAAAGATTGGGAATATAAAACAACTTTTAAAGTAAATCCCGAAACTTTAAAAAAGAAAAATACAGAACTGGTTTTTGACGGATTAGATACTTATGCAACAGTTTATCTAAACAATCAATTGGTGCTAAAAGCAGATAACATGTTTCTGCAATGGCGAGTTGATGTAAAAAAGATCTTGAAATCAGGAAATAATGATTTGGTTATTGTGTTCAAATCGGCACAAAATGTTGTTGATTCACTTGCCAAGAAAGATTTACCATTTGTAATTCCCGATAATCCGCGTGCTTATGTGCGTAAAGCGCAATACCATTTTGGATGGGATTGGGGACCAAAATTCACTACTTGCGGAATCTGGAAAACACCACGATTAGAAGCCTACGATAAAAAAACTCCTGAGAAACCTTATGTACTTGATCGTAAAATCGAATTGGTACAAGAACCTGATAATGTTGGTAAAACATTCTATTTCAAAATAGATGGAAAACCGGTGTATATGAAAGGAGCCAATTATATTCCATCAGATGCATTTCTTTCCAGAGTAACCAAAAAAGAATACGAAAAAGTAATTGGTATGGCCAAAGATGCCAACATGAATATGCTTCGTGTTTGGGGCGGAGGTATTTATGAAGACGATTATTTCTATGACTTATGTGATAAAAACGGAATCTATATCTGGCAGGATTTTATGTTTGCCGGAACAATGGTACCGGGAGATGATGCTTTTTTTGCCAATGTAAAAAAAGAAGTTCAGTATCAGGTAAAACGTTTACGTCATCATAAAAGTATTGTTTTGTGGTGCGGAAATAACGAAATCGACGAAGCCTTTAAAGATTGGGGATGGCAAAAAAGCATGAAAATGCCAAAGCAAGATTC
It contains:
- a CDS encoding glycosyltransferase family 39 protein; translated protein: MTKKTLILIGFIILKFVLQCILISPEYDLQRDEYLHLDQAHHLAWGYLSVPPVTSWFSYLIYLLGNSVFWIKFFPALFGALTLLIVWKTIETLKGNLYALTLGATCVLFSSLLRINTLYQPNSLDILCWTGFYYVIIQYFKTEKTKWLYIGAIVFAFGFLNKYNILFLLIGLLPALLLSKQRQVLAKKELYFALLLGLILILPNLLWQYNNQFPIVHHLKELADTQLVNTDRIGFLKEQLLFFIGAFFVILASLYALLFYKAFNKFKFFFAALFFTLLIFIYFKAKAYYAIGLYPIYIAFGAVFLSDILKTGWKRFLQPIFIIIPLLFFIPMYNLAFPNKSPEYIVKHPEKYKKLDMLRWEDGKDHALPQDFADMLGWKELARKTDSVYATLPNQDKTLVLCDNYGQAGAINYYTKKGIKAVSFNADYVNWFNLKIQYKNVIRIIEIEEAEPEFKETGQHFQTSAFAGQITNKYAREYKTSIFTFLGAKNDINKIVKQEIKEVTDYSK
- a CDS encoding DUF4494 domain-containing protein; the encoded protein is MSATWYECKVKYRKTDETGGQKVLTEPYLVDALSYTEAEKRINEEMAAYISEEFKITNIKVANYAEIHPFENTDRWFKSKVSLLAYDEESGKERKSNMYMLIQANDVREAFDNTLHVMKNTMGEYSIPAISESPIMDVFPYFSGEEDEMEQLERFNALKASKPVQPAVETIDHMEFETALEE
- a CDS encoding glycoside hydrolase family 97 protein encodes the protein MKNIFLICFFIISNAFLNAQELKSPDGNLILTFNINAEGTPVYSLSFKKKEVIRESKMGFILKSDIILNKDFQIADTKFQSENSTWKPVLGEQKEIRNQYNELKADLVQNKSKRKISIYFRLFNDGLGFRYEFPVQDNLRHFIIQEETTEFNLTGDHKLFWIPGDYDTNEYSYTTSKISEMQSLVYNASHVSLAAQTTIKNLATQTPLMMKTNDGLYINIHEAALKNYPAMCLNVDDKTYSLSSHLVSDAVGNKGYIQTGSFTPWRTIVVSDDARNILASKMILNLNEPCNFEDTSWIKPVKYIGVWWEYFTGGGSTWAYSDNQDIVIGTTDFSKLKPNNTHGANTKHVKEYIDFAAANGFDAVLVEGWNEGWEDNTAFKKERIYSFTKAYPDFDVKELSDYVAKKNVKIIMHHETTSSTAEYERQLNDALNFMVDNNYNAVKTGYVGPIIPRGEHHDGQQMVNHYIYVAKEAAKHKIMVDSHEAVRPTGLHRTYPNWFAQESARGTEFESMEGIHPDHTTILPFTRLMGGPMDYTPGIFQGDLSVYGSKKNKLSTTLVKQLALYVTMYSPLQMAADLPENYIRFNDAFQFIKDVALDWDETYILEAEPGDYITIARKTKGKQEWFVGGITDENSRIALIDFSFLPTGKSYTATIYEDGKTADYKTNPQSYNIRKITVNSKTKIKQKLAASGGVAISIK
- a CDS encoding type I phosphomannose isomerase catalytic subunit; this encodes MSIKIYPLQFEPILKERIWGGEKLKTVLNKPITSKITGESWELSTVEGDVSIVGNGLLKGKSLTELIDESPNEILGTAVFTRFGKQFPLLFKYLDAREDLSIQVHPNDKLAKERHNSFGKTEMWYVMQADADARIIVGFKEDSSKEEYLENLNNKTLVSILDDVKAKAGDVFFLETGTVHAIGAGLVVAEIQQTSDITYRLYDFDRVDAQGNKRELHVDLALDAINYNKVDTHKKYETNTNQSNVMVDCPYFTTNFLPLDGTIEVSKNGESFTVYMCIEGSFEIRFENVTYKYKKGDTVLIPANMRTYIVEGSASILEVFIL
- a CDS encoding LacI family DNA-binding transcriptional regulator, with amino-acid sequence MKKITIKDIATEAQVSISTVSFVINDKGEKMGISSAVIKKVQEVAEKLNYRPSMIATSLRTGKTRSIGLIVEDISNQFFADLARVIEDEAKNIDYRVFYCSTGGDDERSEELIHSLLQANVDGFIITPTQNLEEKIELLLKLRKPVVLIDRYFPGQRVSHVVMDNYEASNTATKFLINKGCKNIAVVNNTSEMIQMKLREDGYRDALKEEGIYDESLVLHIDYNNSEESKVTNLLGFFEKNPNIDAVLFLANYMGLAGLQAFRKMGIRIPEDISVISFDDHDSFKLHTPTITVIAQPIEDIAVKSIQLLMSQMTDMEKFEVEKSLKKGHLIIRESV